In a genomic window of Streptomyces katrae:
- a CDS encoding methylated-DNA--[protein]-cysteine S-methyltransferase, whose protein sequence is MTGNRQHTVVDSPYGALTLVATDGVLSGLYMTGQRHRPEEESFGERVAAQEEPFPEVVRQLAAYFAGELTEFTVPVKLEGTAFQRSVWEQLVRIPYGQTWSYGRLAAELGKPGASRAVGLANGKNPVGIIVPCHRVIGASGSMTGYGGGIERKVRLLEFESRGAGAR, encoded by the coding sequence GTGACCGGCAACAGGCAGCACACCGTCGTGGACAGCCCGTACGGGGCGCTCACCCTGGTCGCCACCGACGGGGTCCTCAGCGGGCTGTACATGACCGGCCAGCGCCACCGCCCCGAGGAGGAGTCCTTCGGCGAGCGGGTCGCGGCGCAGGAGGAGCCGTTCCCGGAGGTGGTGCGGCAGCTCGCCGCGTACTTCGCCGGGGAGCTGACCGAGTTCACCGTGCCGGTGAAGCTGGAGGGGACGGCGTTCCAGCGCAGCGTCTGGGAGCAGCTCGTCCGGATCCCGTACGGACAGACCTGGTCCTACGGGCGGCTGGCGGCGGAGCTCGGCAAGCCGGGCGCCTCCCGCGCGGTGGGCCTGGCCAACGGGAAGAACCCGGTGGGCATCATCGTGCCCTGCCACCGCGTGATCGGCGCCTCCGGCTCGATGACGGGCTACGGCGGCGGGATCGAGCGCAAGGTGCGGCTGCTGGAGTTCGAGAGCCGTGGTGCCGGCGCCCGGTAG
- a CDS encoding DNA-3-methyladenine glycosylase 2 family protein, with translation MYTDTDRCVRAVQSKDARFDGWFFTAVRTTGIYCRPSCPAVPPKVENMSFLPSAAACQQAGYRACKRCRPDTSPGSPEWNARADAVARAMRLIQDGVVDREGVPGLAARLGYSARQVERQLNAELGAGPLALARAQRAQTARLLIETSELPMGDVAFAAGFSSIRNFNETVREVFALTPGELRARAARAGRREPRVPGTLSLRLPYRAPLTPDNLFGHLVATAVPGVEEWRDGAYRRTLRLPHGSGIVALTPGPDHIGCRLALTDLRDLTIAISRCRWMLDLDADPEAVDDQLRTDPLLAPLVDKAPGRRVPRTVDAAEFAVRAVLGQQVSTAAARTHAGRLVSAYGEPVEDPQGGLSHLFPSPETLAGLDPEALSMPRSRRTTLTTLVAALADGSLPLGIDSDWEAARARLNALPGFGPWTTEVIAMRALGDPDAFLPSDLGVRKAAQGLGLPSTPAALTARAAGWRPWRAYAVQYLWATDGHPINRMPAEGEGAQS, from the coding sequence ATGTACACCGACACCGACCGCTGTGTGCGGGCCGTGCAGTCGAAGGACGCCCGTTTCGACGGGTGGTTCTTTACCGCGGTCCGGACGACCGGCATCTACTGCCGGCCGAGCTGCCCGGCCGTGCCGCCCAAGGTCGAGAACATGAGCTTCCTGCCCAGTGCCGCCGCCTGCCAGCAGGCCGGCTACCGGGCCTGCAAGCGGTGCCGGCCCGACACCAGTCCCGGGTCGCCCGAGTGGAACGCCCGCGCCGACGCCGTCGCACGTGCGATGCGGCTGATCCAGGACGGGGTCGTGGACCGCGAAGGGGTCCCCGGGCTCGCCGCGCGCCTGGGATACTCCGCCCGGCAGGTCGAGCGGCAGCTGAACGCCGAGCTCGGCGCCGGCCCCCTCGCCCTGGCCCGCGCCCAGCGCGCGCAGACCGCCCGGCTGCTCATCGAGACCTCCGAGCTCCCGATGGGCGACGTGGCCTTCGCCGCCGGGTTCTCCTCCATCCGCAACTTCAACGAGACGGTCCGGGAGGTCTTCGCCCTGACCCCCGGCGAGCTGCGGGCCCGCGCCGCCCGGGCGGGGAGGCGGGAGCCCCGCGTCCCCGGGACCCTGAGCCTGCGGCTGCCCTACCGGGCCCCGCTCACCCCCGACAACCTCTTCGGGCACCTCGTCGCCACCGCCGTCCCCGGGGTGGAGGAGTGGCGTGACGGGGCCTACCGGCGGACGCTGCGGCTCCCCCACGGTTCCGGCATCGTCGCCCTCACGCCCGGCCCCGACCACATCGGCTGCCGGCTCGCGCTGACCGACCTGCGGGACCTGACCATCGCCATCAGCCGCTGCCGGTGGATGCTCGACCTGGACGCCGACCCCGAGGCCGTGGACGACCAGCTGCGCACCGACCCGCTGCTGGCCCCGCTCGTGGACAAGGCCCCCGGGCGGCGGGTGCCCCGGACCGTCGACGCGGCGGAGTTCGCCGTACGGGCGGTGCTGGGGCAGCAGGTGTCCACCGCCGCCGCGCGGACCCACGCGGGCCGGCTGGTGAGCGCGTACGGGGAGCCCGTCGAGGATCCACAGGGCGGGCTGAGCCACCTGTTTCCCTCCCCCGAGACGCTGGCGGGGCTCGACCCCGAGGCGCTGTCGATGCCGCGCAGCCGCCGCACCACCCTCACCACCCTGGTCGCGGCGCTCGCGGACGGCTCGCTGCCGCTGGGCATCGACAGCGACTGGGAGGCCGCCCGGGCCCGGCTGAACGCCCTGCCCGGTTTCGGGCCCTGGACCACCGAGGTCATCGCGATGCGGGCGCTGGGCGACCCCGACGCGTTCCTGCCGTCCGACCTCGGGGTCCGCAAGGCCGCCCAGGGGCTGGGGCTGCCGTCCACGCCCGCCGCGCTCACCGCCCGGGCGGCCGGCTGGCGGCCCTGGCGCGCCTACGCCGTCCAGTACCTGTGGGCGACCGACGGCCACCCGATCAACCGCATGCCCGCAGAAGGAGAAGGAGCACAGTCGTGA
- the pssA gene encoding CDP-diacylglycerol--serine O-phosphatidyltransferase, giving the protein MTVTDPETPATGWVPESAPEESAEDDMPLSLRLSIADTLTLGNATCGFMAVYFTTTGILIPHLTGSGESGMARHSAATAVILMLLAAVFDLFDGIVARKLRSSPMGAELDNLSDLISFGLAPAYFVLVYGMVADDAHQKVSALAAIVVLLAVVLRLARFSCVTMKDGMFQGMPSPFGALTVVSIVLLELPFVPTLLAIVGVAWLMVSRVEYPKPRGALAAAMLSWIVGAMGLLAAWAFDAPGGQLLLQTGCALQIALAATIPLFATTRRANTFRHNRREARAAQLP; this is encoded by the coding sequence TTGACCGTGACTGACCCCGAGACTCCTGCCACCGGCTGGGTGCCCGAGTCCGCCCCGGAGGAGTCCGCCGAGGACGACATGCCGCTCTCGCTGCGGCTGTCGATAGCGGACACCCTCACCCTGGGCAACGCGACGTGCGGATTCATGGCGGTGTACTTCACCACCACCGGGATCCTCATCCCGCACCTCACCGGAAGCGGCGAGTCCGGCATGGCCCGGCACAGCGCGGCGACCGCGGTGATACTGATGCTGCTGGCGGCGGTCTTCGACCTCTTCGACGGCATCGTGGCCCGCAAGCTGCGCAGCTCCCCGATGGGCGCCGAGCTGGACAACCTGTCCGACCTGATCAGCTTCGGCCTCGCGCCGGCGTACTTCGTGCTGGTCTACGGGATGGTCGCCGACGACGCGCACCAGAAGGTGTCGGCGCTGGCGGCGATCGTTGTGCTGCTGGCGGTCGTCCTGCGGCTGGCGAGATTCAGCTGCGTGACGATGAAGGACGGCATGTTCCAGGGCATGCCGAGCCCCTTCGGCGCACTGACGGTCGTCTCGATCGTGCTGCTGGAGCTGCCGTTCGTGCCGACCCTGCTGGCGATCGTGGGCGTGGCCTGGCTGATGGTGAGCCGGGTCGAGTACCCGAAGCCGCGGGGGGCCCTCGCGGCGGCGATGCTGAGCTGGATCGTCGGGGCGATGGGTCTGCTGGCGGCGTGGGCGTTCGACGCCCCGGGCGGTCAGCTGCTCCTCCAGACGGGGTGCGCGCTGCAGATCGCCCTCGCGGCGACGATCCCGCTGTTCGCGACGACGCGGCGGGCGAACACGTTCCGCCACAACCGGCGCGAGGCGCGGGCGGCGCAGCTGCCGTAA
- a CDS encoding phosphatidylserine decarboxylase — translation MPHSQTSAPRDSRLGVRLARGASPWLLPTVATAALSLTRARKSGRWAAVAVPTTALAAGMLWFFRDPEREIAQGRVISPADGVVQSIMPWKDGRTRVAIFMSPLNVHVNRAPLAGTVTSVEHIPGGFVPAFNKESENNERVVWHFDTELGDIEMVQIAGAVARRIVPYLPAGTKVEQGERIGLIRFGSRVDIYLPEGVEVAVEVGQATTAGVTRIDRD, via the coding sequence ATGCCCCACAGCCAAACCTCTGCACCTCGCGACAGCCGACTCGGCGTACGCCTCGCGCGCGGAGCATCGCCGTGGCTTCTGCCGACCGTTGCCACCGCGGCCCTCAGCCTGACCCGGGCCCGCAAGTCCGGCCGCTGGGCCGCCGTGGCCGTGCCCACCACCGCGCTCGCGGCGGGCATGCTGTGGTTCTTCCGCGACCCCGAGCGCGAGATCGCGCAGGGCCGCGTCATCTCGCCCGCCGACGGTGTGGTGCAGAGCATCATGCCGTGGAAGGACGGGCGCACCCGCGTCGCGATCTTCATGAGCCCGCTGAACGTCCACGTCAACCGCGCGCCCCTGGCGGGCACGGTGACGTCCGTGGAGCACATCCCCGGCGGGTTCGTCCCGGCGTTCAACAAGGAGAGCGAGAACAACGAGCGCGTCGTCTGGCACTTCGACACCGAGCTCGGCGACATCGAGATGGTGCAGATCGCCGGCGCCGTCGCCCGTCGCATCGTCCCGTACCTGCCGGCCGGCACCAAGGTGGAGCAGGGCGAACGCATCGGTCTGATCCGCTTCGGCTCCCGCGTCGACATCTACCTCCCGGAGGGCGTCGAGGTCGCGGTCGAGGTCGGTCAGGCCACCACCGCGGGGGTGACCCGAATTGACCGTGACTGA
- a CDS encoding acyl-CoA dehydrogenase family protein gives MARLAQTAGLTDVQQEILKTVREFVDKEIIPVATELEHRDEYPQQIVDGLKELGLFGLMIPEEYGGLGESLLTYALCVEEIARGWMSVSGIINTHFIVAYMLKQHGTQEQKEYFLPRMALGEVRGAFSMSEPGLGSDVSAITSKAVKDGEEYVLNGQKMWLTNGGSSTLVAVLVRSDEGHPEGTAPHKSMTTFLVEKEPGFGEVRPGLTIPGKIDKMGYKGVDTTELIMDGLRIPANRVLGGQTGRGFYQMMDGVEVGRVNVAARGCGVAQRAFELGVSYAQQRHTFGKPIAQHQAIQFKLAEMATKVEAAHAMMVNAARKKDSGERNDLEAGMAKYLASEYCKEVVEDAFRIHGGYGFSKEYEIERLYREAPMLLIGEGTAEIQKMIIGRRLLEEYRVQG, from the coding sequence ATGGCCCGACTCGCCCAGACCGCCGGACTCACCGACGTCCAGCAGGAGATCCTCAAGACCGTCCGGGAGTTCGTCGACAAGGAGATCATCCCGGTCGCGACCGAGCTGGAGCACCGCGACGAGTACCCGCAGCAGATCGTCGACGGCCTCAAGGAGCTCGGCCTCTTCGGCCTGATGATCCCCGAGGAGTACGGCGGTCTGGGTGAGTCGCTGCTCACCTACGCCCTGTGCGTCGAGGAGATAGCCCGTGGCTGGATGTCCGTCTCGGGCATCATCAACACCCACTTCATCGTGGCGTACATGCTCAAGCAGCACGGCACGCAGGAGCAGAAGGAGTACTTCCTCCCGCGCATGGCGCTGGGCGAGGTGCGCGGCGCGTTCTCGATGTCCGAGCCGGGGCTGGGCTCCGATGTGTCGGCCATCACGTCGAAGGCGGTGAAGGACGGGGAGGAGTACGTCCTGAACGGCCAGAAGATGTGGCTGACGAACGGCGGCTCCTCGACCCTGGTGGCCGTTCTGGTCCGGAGTGACGAAGGACACCCCGAGGGCACGGCGCCCCACAAGTCGATGACGACCTTCCTCGTCGAGAAGGAGCCGGGCTTCGGTGAGGTCCGTCCGGGCCTGACCATCCCGGGCAAGATCGACAAGATGGGCTACAAGGGCGTCGACACCACCGAGCTGATCATGGACGGACTGCGCATTCCGGCCAATCGGGTCCTCGGAGGCCAGACCGGCCGAGGGTTTTACCAAATGATGGACGGGGTAGAGGTCGGCCGAGTCAACGTGGCGGCCCGTGGCTGCGGCGTCGCGCAGCGTGCGTTCGAGCTGGGTGTCTCTTATGCCCAGCAGCGTCACACTTTCGGCAAGCCGATCGCCCAGCACCAGGCCATCCAGTTCAAGCTGGCCGAGATGGCTACCAAGGTCGAAGCGGCCCATGCCATGATGGTGAACGCAGCACGCAAAAAGGACTCCGGGGAACGAAACGACCTCGAAGCCGGCATGGCGAAGTACCTCGCCTCCGAATACTGCAAGGAGGTCGTCGAGGACGCCTTCCGCATCCACGGCGGCTACGGGTTCTCGAAGGAGTACGAGATCGAGCGCCTCTACCGGGAGGCCCCGATGCTTCTGATCGGTGAAGGTACCGCCGAGATCCAGAAAATGATCATCGGGCGCCGCCTGCTGGAGGAGTACCGAGTCCAGGGCTGA
- a CDS encoding MaoC family dehydratase: MQFGRTYEEFEVGAVYKHWPGKTVTEYDDHLFCLLTMNHHPLHMDSNYAENTTDFGKNVVVGNYIYSLLLGMSVPDVSGKAIANLEIESLRHVAPTFHGDTLYGETTVLDKTPSKSKDDRGIVYVETKGYKQDGTLVCVFRRKVMVPTETYIKARGGEQPGRPELKTQEK, encoded by the coding sequence ATGCAGTTCGGACGCACGTACGAGGAGTTCGAGGTCGGCGCGGTCTACAAGCACTGGCCCGGGAAGACGGTCACGGAGTACGACGACCACCTCTTCTGTCTGCTGACCATGAACCACCACCCGCTGCACATGGACAGCAATTACGCGGAGAACACCACCGACTTCGGCAAGAACGTCGTCGTGGGCAACTACATCTACTCCCTGCTGCTGGGCATGTCCGTCCCGGACGTCTCCGGGAAGGCCATCGCCAACCTGGAGATCGAGTCCCTGCGGCACGTGGCGCCGACCTTCCACGGCGACACGCTCTACGGCGAGACCACGGTCCTCGACAAGACCCCGTCGAAGTCGAAGGACGACCGCGGGATCGTGTACGTGGAGACCAAGGGCTACAAGCAGGACGGCACCCTCGTCTGCGTCTTCCGGCGCAAGGTGATGGTCCCGACCGAGACGTACATCAAGGCGCGCGGCGGCGAACAGCCCGGCCGCCCGGAGCTGAAGACGCAGGAGAAGTAG
- a CDS encoding HpcH/HpaI aldolase/citrate lyase family protein, giving the protein MTTPSSPVNRLRPRRSCLAVPGSNPRFLEKAQGLPADQVFLDLEDACAPLAKEGARHTIVDALNNGDWTGKTRVVRVNDWTTHWTYRDVITVVEGAGQNLDCIMLPKVQDAQQVVALDLLLTQIEKTMGFEVGKIGIEAQIENAKGLVNVDAIAAASPRLETIIFGPADFMASINMKSLVVGMQPPGYPADAYHYILMRILMAARTHDLQAIDGPFLQIRDVDAYREVAGRAAALGFDGKWVLHPGQVDAANEVFSPSQEDYDHAEMILDAYDWCTSEAGGKKGSAMLGDEMIDEASRKMALVIAGKGRAAGMQRTTKFEIPEA; this is encoded by the coding sequence ATGACCACGCCCTCTTCCCCGGTCAACCGGCTGCGCCCGCGCCGTTCCTGCCTCGCGGTGCCGGGCTCCAACCCCCGGTTCCTGGAGAAGGCCCAGGGCCTGCCGGCCGACCAGGTCTTCCTGGACCTCGAGGACGCCTGCGCCCCGCTCGCCAAGGAAGGCGCCCGCCACACGATCGTGGACGCGCTGAACAACGGCGACTGGACCGGCAAGACCCGCGTGGTGCGCGTCAACGACTGGACCACCCACTGGACGTACCGCGACGTCATCACGGTCGTCGAGGGCGCCGGCCAGAACCTCGACTGCATCATGCTGCCGAAGGTCCAGGACGCCCAGCAGGTCGTGGCGCTCGACCTCCTGCTGACCCAGATCGAGAAGACGATGGGCTTCGAGGTCGGCAAGATCGGCATCGAGGCGCAGATCGAGAACGCCAAGGGCCTGGTGAACGTCGACGCGATCGCCGCCGCCTCGCCGCGCCTGGAGACGATCATCTTCGGCCCGGCCGACTTCATGGCCTCGATCAACATGAAGTCCCTGGTCGTGGGCATGCAGCCGCCCGGCTACCCGGCGGACGCCTACCACTACATCCTGATGCGGATCCTGATGGCGGCCCGTACGCACGACCTCCAGGCGATCGACGGCCCCTTCCTGCAGATCCGCGACGTGGACGCCTACCGCGAGGTGGCCGGCCGCGCCGCCGCCCTGGGCTTCGACGGCAAGTGGGTGCTGCACCCCGGCCAGGTCGACGCGGCCAACGAGGTCTTCTCGCCCTCGCAGGAGGACTACGACCACGCCGAGATGATCCTCGACGCGTACGACTGGTGCACCTCCGAGGCGGGCGGCAAGAAGGGTTCCGCGATGCTCGGCGACGAGATGATCGACGAGGCCAGCCGCAAGATGGCCCTGGTCATCGCGGGCAAGGGCCGGGCCGCCGGAATGCAGCGCACCACCAAGTTCGAGATCCCGGAGGCCTAG
- a CDS encoding protein meaA has translation MTERQKDRPWLMRTYAGHSTAEASNELYRRNLAKGQTGLSVAFDLPTQTGYDPDHILARGEVGRVGVPVSHLGDMRRLFQDIPLEQMNTSMTINATAMWLLALYQVAAEEQGADISKLQGTTQNDIVKEYLSRGTHVFPPGPSLRLTTDMIAYTVNHIPKWNPINICSYHLQEAGATPVQEISYAMSTAIAVLDSVRDSGQVPEERFGEVVARISFFVNAGVRFIEEMCKMRAFGRIWDRVTRERYGIEDAKQRRFRYGVQVNSLGLTEAQPENNVQRIVLEMLAVTLSKDARARAVQLPAWNEALGLPRPWDQQWSLRIQQVLAHESDLLEYEDIFAGSHVIEAKVDSLVADCLAEIDRIQEMGGAMAAVESGYLKSQLVSSHAERRARIESGEDKIVGVNCFQQTEENPLTADLDGAIMTVDAAVEEFTVERLRRWRSERQESSDRQGDGDPFVFPTVMQALDRLKEAAAGTENLMEATLECARAGVTTGEWASALREVFGEFRAPTGVSSAPVAVAAEEGTPLALVREKVARTADELGAGRLRLLVGKPGLDGHSNGAEQIAVRARDAGFEVVYQGIRLTPEEISTAALAEDVHCVGLSILSGSHSALVPDVLERLRTAGAGDIPVIVGGIIPNADAVTLKEAGVAAVFTPKDFGITEIIGRIVDEIRKANKLHPLTIAESTEVPA, from the coding sequence ATGACAGAGCGCCAGAAAGACCGTCCGTGGCTCATGCGGACGTACGCCGGCCACTCCACGGCCGAGGCGTCCAACGAGCTGTACCGCCGCAACCTCGCCAAGGGCCAGACCGGCCTGTCGGTCGCGTTCGACCTGCCGACGCAGACCGGCTACGACCCCGACCACATCCTCGCCCGCGGCGAGGTGGGCCGGGTCGGGGTCCCGGTCTCCCATCTGGGCGACATGCGGCGGCTGTTCCAGGACATCCCCCTGGAGCAGATGAACACCTCGATGACGATCAACGCCACCGCCATGTGGCTGCTGGCGCTCTACCAGGTGGCCGCCGAGGAGCAGGGGGCGGACATCTCCAAGCTCCAGGGCACCACCCAGAACGACATCGTCAAGGAGTACCTCTCGCGCGGGACGCACGTCTTCCCGCCCGGGCCCTCGCTCCGCCTGACGACGGACATGATCGCGTACACGGTCAACCACATCCCGAAGTGGAACCCGATCAACATCTGCAGCTACCACCTGCAGGAGGCCGGGGCCACCCCGGTCCAGGAGATCTCGTACGCCATGTCCACCGCGATCGCCGTCCTGGACTCGGTGCGCGACTCGGGCCAGGTGCCCGAGGAGCGCTTCGGCGAGGTGGTCGCCCGGATCTCCTTCTTCGTGAACGCGGGCGTCCGCTTCATCGAGGAGATGTGCAAGATGCGCGCCTTCGGCCGCATCTGGGACCGGGTCACCCGCGAGCGCTACGGCATCGAGGACGCCAAGCAGCGCCGCTTCCGCTACGGCGTCCAGGTCAACTCCCTCGGCCTGACCGAGGCGCAGCCGGAGAACAACGTCCAGCGCATCGTCCTGGAGATGCTGGCCGTCACCCTCTCCAAGGACGCCCGCGCCCGCGCCGTGCAGCTGCCCGCCTGGAACGAGGCGCTGGGCCTGCCCCGGCCCTGGGACCAGCAGTGGTCGCTGCGCATCCAGCAGGTCCTCGCCCACGAGAGCGACCTGCTGGAGTACGAGGACATCTTCGCCGGCTCCCACGTCATCGAGGCCAAGGTCGACTCCCTGGTCGCCGACTGCCTGGCCGAGATCGACCGGATCCAGGAGATGGGCGGCGCGATGGCCGCCGTCGAGTCCGGGTACCTGAAGTCCCAGCTGGTCTCCTCGCACGCCGAGCGGCGCGCCCGCATCGAGTCCGGCGAGGACAAGATCGTCGGGGTGAACTGCTTCCAGCAGACCGAGGAGAACCCGCTCACCGCCGACCTCGACGGCGCGATCATGACGGTCGACGCGGCGGTCGAGGAGTTCACCGTCGAGCGGCTCAGGCGCTGGCGCTCCGAGCGCCAGGAGTCCTCGGACCGGCAGGGCGACGGCGACCCCTTCGTCTTCCCGACGGTGATGCAGGCCCTGGACCGGCTGAAGGAGGCCGCCGCCGGGACCGAGAACCTGATGGAGGCCACCCTGGAGTGCGCCCGGGCCGGTGTCACCACCGGCGAGTGGGCGAGCGCCCTGCGCGAGGTCTTCGGCGAGTTCCGCGCCCCGACCGGGGTCTCCTCGGCCCCGGTGGCGGTCGCCGCCGAGGAGGGCACGCCGCTGGCCCTGGTCCGTGAGAAGGTCGCCCGGACGGCGGACGAGCTGGGCGCGGGCCGGCTGCGCCTGCTGGTCGGCAAGCCCGGCCTGGACGGGCACTCCAACGGCGCCGAGCAGATCGCCGTCCGGGCCCGCGACGCCGGGTTCGAGGTGGTCTACCAGGGCATCCGGCTGACGCCCGAGGAGATCTCGACGGCGGCACTGGCCGAGGACGTGCACTGCGTGGGACTGTCCATCCTGTCCGGTTCGCACAGCGCTCTCGTCCCGGACGTCCTGGAGCGCCTGCGCACGGCGGGGGCGGGCGACATCCCCGTCATCGTCGGGGGCATCATTCCGAACGCCGACGCCGTGACCCTGAAGGAGGCGGGGGTGGCCGCCGTGTTCACCCCCAAGGACTTCGGCATCACGGAGATCATCGGACGTATCGTCGACGAGATCCGCAAGGCCAACAAGCTCCACCCCCTCACCATCGCCGAAAGCACGGAGGTCCCCGCATGA
- the ccrA gene encoding crotonyl-CoA carboxylase/reductase, with protein MKDILDAIQSQSATAADFAALPLPDSYRAITVHKDETEMFDGLASRDKDPRKSLHLDQVPVPELGPGEALVAVMASSVNYNSVWTSIFEPLSTFGFLERYGRLSELTKRHDLPYHIIGSDLAGVVLRTGPGVNAWKPGDEVVAHCLSVELESSDGHNDTMLDPEQRIWGFETNFGGLAEIALVKSNQLMPKPGHLSWEEAASPGLVNSTAYRQLVSRNGAGMKQGDNVLIWGASGGLGSYATQFALAGGANPICVVSSPEKAEICRSMGAEAVIDRTAEGYKFWKDEHTQDPKEWKRFGKRIRELTGGEDIDIVFEHPGRETFGASVYVTRKGGTITTCASTSGYMHEYDNRYLWMSLKRIIGSHFANYREAWEANRLIAKGKIHPTLSKTYSLEQTGQAAYDVHRNLHQGKVGVLALAPEEGLGVRDHEMRAKHLDAINRFRNV; from the coding sequence GTGAAGGACATCCTGGACGCGATTCAGTCGCAGTCCGCCACCGCCGCAGACTTCGCGGCGCTGCCGCTGCCCGACTCGTACCGCGCGATCACCGTGCACAAGGACGAGACCGAGATGTTCGACGGTCTCGCCAGCCGCGACAAGGACCCCCGCAAGTCCCTGCACCTGGACCAGGTCCCGGTGCCGGAACTCGGCCCCGGCGAGGCGCTGGTGGCCGTCATGGCCTCCTCGGTCAACTACAACTCCGTGTGGACCTCGATCTTCGAGCCGCTGTCCACCTTCGGTTTCCTGGAGCGCTACGGCCGCCTCTCGGAGCTCACCAAGCGCCACGACCTCCCGTACCACATCATCGGCTCCGACCTCGCGGGCGTCGTCCTGCGCACCGGCCCCGGCGTCAACGCCTGGAAGCCGGGCGACGAGGTCGTCGCGCACTGCCTGTCGGTGGAGCTGGAGTCCTCGGACGGCCACAACGACACGATGCTCGACCCCGAGCAGCGCATCTGGGGCTTCGAGACCAACTTCGGCGGCCTCGCGGAGATCGCCCTGGTCAAGTCCAACCAGCTGATGCCCAAGCCCGGCCACCTCAGCTGGGAGGAGGCCGCCAGCCCCGGCCTGGTCAACTCCACCGCCTACCGCCAGCTGGTCTCCCGCAACGGCGCCGGGATGAAGCAGGGCGACAACGTGCTGATCTGGGGCGCCAGCGGCGGCCTCGGCTCCTACGCCACCCAGTTCGCCCTGGCCGGCGGCGCCAACCCGATCTGCGTGGTCTCCTCCCCGGAGAAGGCCGAGATCTGCCGCTCCATGGGCGCCGAGGCGGTCATCGACCGCACCGCCGAGGGCTACAAGTTCTGGAAGGACGAGCACACCCAGGACCCCAAGGAGTGGAAGCGCTTCGGCAAGCGCATCCGCGAGCTGACCGGCGGCGAGGACATCGACATCGTCTTCGAGCACCCGGGCCGCGAGACCTTCGGCGCCTCCGTCTACGTCACCCGCAAGGGCGGCACGATCACCACCTGCGCCTCGACCTCGGGCTACATGCACGAGTACGACAACCGCTACCTGTGGATGTCGCTGAAGCGGATCATCGGCTCGCACTTCGCGAACTACCGCGAGGCCTGGGAGGCCAACCGCCTCATCGCCAAGGGCAAGATCCACCCGACGCTCTCGAAGACCTACTCCCTGGAACAGACCGGCCAGGCCGCCTACGACGTCCACCGCAACCTCCACCAGGGCAAGGTCGGCGTCCTCGCGCTCGCCCCCGAGGAGGGCCTGGGCGTGCGCGACCACGAGATGCGCGCCAAGCACCTCGACGCGATCAACCGCTTCCGCAACGTCTGA
- a CDS encoding TetR family transcriptional regulator, with protein MSQPAKTSPRSASASDAPEGTAGSRAAAQRLKMRRELATAAMELFATKGYEATTVDEIAAAAGVARRTFFRHFRSKEEAIFPDHDDTLIRAEAVLDVAPAHEHPLDTVCRGIKEVMKMYAASPAVSVERYRLTREVPALREREIASVARYERLFTRYLLAHFDETDHHDGNDDPLLAEVAASAVVTAHNHVLRRWLRAGGQGDVEAQLDHAFGIVRKTFGSGIGAGRTLAGAGAAPQTAVRTEGEVLVAVARTDAPLDEVMRTIEEALKNK; from the coding sequence ATGTCCCAGCCCGCCAAGACCTCACCCCGCTCCGCCTCGGCCTCCGACGCCCCGGAGGGTACGGCGGGCAGCCGGGCGGCCGCCCAGCGCCTGAAGATGCGCCGCGAGCTCGCCACGGCGGCCATGGAGCTGTTCGCGACCAAGGGGTACGAGGCCACGACGGTCGACGAGATCGCGGCGGCCGCCGGGGTGGCGCGGCGGACCTTCTTCCGGCACTTCCGCTCCAAGGAAGAGGCGATCTTCCCGGACCACGACGACACCCTGATCCGCGCCGAGGCGGTCCTGGACGTGGCCCCGGCGCACGAGCACCCGCTCGACACGGTGTGCCGGGGGATCAAGGAAGTCATGAAGATGTACGCCGCCTCGCCGGCGGTGTCGGTGGAGCGCTACCGGCTGACCCGCGAGGTGCCGGCGCTGCGGGAGCGGGAGATCGCCTCGGTGGCCCGCTACGAGCGGCTGTTCACCCGCTATCTGCTGGCCCATTTCGACGAGACCGACCACCACGACGGCAACGACGACCCGCTGCTGGCGGAGGTGGCCGCCTCGGCGGTGGTGACCGCGCACAACCACGTGCTGCGGCGCTGGCTGCGGGCCGGCGGCCAGGGAGACGTGGAGGCGCAGCTGGACCACGCCTTCGGCATCGTCCGCAAGACCTTCGGCTCCGGCATCGGCGCGGGCCGCACCCTGGCCGGCGCCGGCGCGGCCCCGCAGACGGCGGTCCGCACCGAGGGCGAGGTGCTCGTGGCGGTGGCCCGGACCGACGCCCCGCTGGACGAGGTCATGCGGACCATCGAAGAAGCGCTCAAGAACAAGTAG